From the Manis javanica isolate MJ-LG chromosome 11, MJ_LKY, whole genome shotgun sequence genome, one window contains:
- the RRM1 gene encoding ribonucleoside-diphosphate reductase large subunit isoform X3, which produces MKDDSIEGIYDTLKQCALISKSAGGIGVAVSCIRATGSYIAGTNGNSNGLVPMLRVYNNTARYVDQGGNKRPGAFAIYLEPWHLDIFEFLDLKKNTGKEEQRARDLFFALWIPDLFMKRVETNQDWSLMCPNECPGLDEVWGEEFEKLYESYEKQGRVRKVVKAQQLWYAIIESQTETGTPYMLYKDSCNRKSNQQNLGTIKCSNLCTEIVEYTSKDEVAVCNLASLALNMYVTPEHTYDFKKLADVTKVIVRNLNKIIDINYYPVPEAYLSNKHHRPIGIGVQGLADAFILMRYPFESPEAQLLNKQIFETIYYGALEASCELAKEHGPYETYEGSPVSRGILQYDMWNVTPTDLWDWKFLKDKIAKYGIRNSLLIAPMPTASTAQILGNNESIEPYTSNIYTRRVLSGEFQIVNPHLLKDLTERGLWNEEMKNQIIACNGSIQSIQEIPDDLKQLYKTVWEISQKTVLKMAAERGAFIDQSQSLNIHIAEPNYGKLTSMHFYGWKQGLKTGMYYLRTRPAANPIQFTLNKEKLKDKEKASQEEEEKERNTAAMVCSLENRDECLMCGS; this is translated from the exons ATGAAAGATGATAGCATTGAAGGCATTTATGATACTCTAAAGCAGTGTGCATTGATTTCCAAGTCTGCTGGGGGAATTGGTGTTGCTGTGAGTTGTATTCGAGCTACTGGCAGCTACATTGCTGGG ACTAATGGTAATTCCAATGGTCTTGTGCCAATGCTGAGAGTATATAACAACACAGCTCGATACGTGGATCAAGGTGGAAACAAG CGACCTGGGGCATTTGCTATTTACCTGGAGCCTTGGCATTTAGACATCTTTGAGTTCCTTGATTTAAAGAAGAACACAGGAAAAGAAGAACAGCGTGCTAGGGaccttttctttgctctttggATTCCAGATCTCTTCATGAAACGAGTGGAGACTAATCAG GACTGGTCTTTGATGTGTCCAAATGAGTGTCCTGGTCTGGATGAAGTTTGGGGAGAGGAATTTGAGAAGCTATATGAAAG TTATGAGAAACAGGGTCGTGTCCGCAAAGTTGTAAAAGCTCAGCAGCTTTGGTATGCCATCATTGAGTCTCAGACAGAGACAGGTACCCCGTACATGCTTTACAAAGATTCCTGTAATCGGAAGAGCAACCAGCAGAACCTGGGAACGATCAAATGCAGCAACCTGTGCACAGAAATAGTAGAGTATACCAGCAAAGATGAG GTTGCTGTTTGTAACTTGGCTTCCCTGGCCCTGAATATGTATGTCACACCAGAACACACATATGACTTTAAGAAATTGGCTGACGTCACCAAAGTCATTGTCCGAAACTTGAATAAAATTATTGATATTAACTACTATCCTGTTCCAGAG GCATACTTATCAAATAAACACCACCGCCCCATTGGAATTGGGGTACAAGGTCTGGCAGATGCTTTTATTCTGATGAGGTATCCTTTTGAAAGTCCAGAGGCCCAGTTATTGAATAAGCAAATCTTTGAAACCATTTATTATGGAGCCTTGGAAGCCAGCTGTGAACTGGCCAAGGAACATGGCCCATATGAGACCTATGAGGGCTCTCCAGTCAGCAGAGGA ATCCTTCAGTATGATATGTGGAATGTTACTCCCACAGACCTGTGGGATTGGAAATTTCTCAAAGACAAGATTGCAAA gtATGGTATAAGAAACAGTTTACTTATTGCCCCAATGCCTACTGCTTCAACTGCTCAGATTCTGGGGAATAATGAGTCCATTGAACCTTATACCAGCAATATCTACACTCGCAGAGTCCTGTCAGGAGAATTTCAG ATTGTAAATCCTCACTTACTCAAAGATCTTACTGAGCGGGGCTTATGGAATGAAGAGATGAAAAATCAGATTATTGCGTGCAATGGCTCTATCCAG AGCATACAAGAAATTCCTGATGACCTGAAACAACTTTATAAGACTGTGTGGGAAATCTCTCAGAAAACTGTTCTCAAGATGGCAGCCGAAAGAGGCGCTTTCATTGATCAAAGCCAGTCTTTGAACATCCATATTGCTGAGCCTAACTATGGCAAACTTACGAGTATGCACTTCTATGGCTGGAAGCAG GGTTTGAAGACTGGGATGTATTATTTAAGGACAAGACCAGCTGCTAATCCAATCCAATTCACTCTAAataaggagaaactgaaggataAGGAAAAAGCATcacaagaggaagaagagaaggagaggaaCACAGCAGCCATGGTGTGTTCTCTGGAGAACAGAGATGAGTGTCTAATGTGTGGATCCTGA
- the LOC108388582 gene encoding olfactory receptor 52K1-like, whose protein sequence is MKVKPPLQAGEAGTGRLGSNTRTPVSLFPEPSCSPGKMSGWSNGSSNVSYTSFLLVGFPGLQESRALLVLPFFSLYLVIVSTNALVTYTVVAQRSLHQPMYLLIALLLAVNICTATTVVPTMLFSFSTHFNRVSLPCCLVQMFCIYFFIVFDCNILLVMALDRYVAICYPLRYAEIVTGHLLAGLVGVAAVRSTCIVAPVVGLASRVNFCRSDIIHHFACEHMALMKLSCGDISLNKTVGLTVRVFNRVLDMLLLGTSYSRIIHAAFRISSAGARSKALNTCGSHLLVIFTVYSSTMSSSVVYRVARTTSQDVHNLLSAFYLLLPCLVNPIIYGARTKEIRQHLATLFQREQLLIPTEKPQSLPSRRELPA, encoded by the coding sequence ATGAAGGTGAAGCCCCCATTGCAAGCTGGTGAAGCTGGAACAGGTAGGCTGGGTTCTAACACCAGAACTCCTGTTTCCCTCTTCCCAGAGCCATCCTGCTCCCCAGGGAAAATGTCCGGGTGGAGCAACGGCAGCTCCAATGTGTCCTACACCAGCTTCCTCCTGGTGGGCTTCCCGGGGCTGCAGGAGTCCCGAGCCCTCCTGGTGCTGCCCTTCTTCAGCCTCTACCTGGTGATCGTCTCCACCAATGCCCTGGTCACCTACACGGTGGTGGCCCAGAGGAGCCTGCACCAGCCCATGTACCTGCTCATCGCCCTGCTCCTGGCTGTCAACATCTGCACTGCCACCACCGTGGTGCCCACCATGCTGTTCAGCTTCTCCACCCACTTCAACCGCGTCTCCCTGCCTTGCTGTCTGGTCCAGATGTTCTGCATCTACTTCTTCATTGTCTTTGACTGCAACATCCTCCTGGTCATGGCCCTggaccgctatgttgccatctgCTATCCTCTCCGCTATGCAGAAATAGTGACAGGCCACTTGCTGGCTGGCCTGGTGGGGGTGGCAGCTGTCAGGAGCACTTGCATTGTTGCTCCGGTGGTGGGGCTGGCCTCTCGGGTTAACTTCTGCCGCTCGGACATCATCCATCATTTTGCTTGTGAGCACATGGCCTTGATGAAGCTGTCCTGTGGGGACATCTCCCTAAACAAGACTGTAGGGCTCACTGTCCGCGTTTTCAACAGAGTCCTAGACATGCTGCTACTTGGAACCTCCTACTCCCGCATTATCCATGCTGCCTTCCGGATTTCATCAGCTGGGGCCCGCTCAAAGGCCCTCAACACCTGTGGCTCCCACCTACTGGTCATCTTCACTGTTTATTCCTCCACTATGTCCTCATCTGTCGTCTACCGTGTGGCTCGCACCACTTCCCAGGATGTGCACAACCTGCTCAGTGCCTTCTACCTGCTGCTCCCATGCCTGGTCAACCCCATCATCTATGGGGCCAGAACCAAGGAAATCAGGCAGCACCTGGCAACCCTGTTCCAGAGGGAACAGCTACTGATCCCCACTGAGAAgccccagtccctgccctcacgTAGGGAGCTTCCTGCTTAA